The following are from one region of the Lepeophtheirus salmonis chromosome 8, UVic_Lsal_1.4, whole genome shotgun sequence genome:
- the LOC121123200 gene encoding galactose mutarotase produces MSIFTFLGIFGVLLCISIGNEASSNFQRLVKREEESVGVKITQLESWELPDEYVDNANKKEIKRFSLEMDKITLEVMSLDLVITSLKLPDDNASMSDVVLGFDDVEGYMKNPAFSGVFISLSPDDMDHKSKPLRNWVSTHMKDKLVFSLIKDEEVMVNAEFLLDAEGKLHITFQSLVSQPSFMDISLKQYFNLAGHASGISGLNEQIIQVNAAEVSETPEGNSFVDIDGNDLDLRIPQNIGFLISNENITLGRRFVIDRSLAIYDRFVTRISHGISRRFVEVYSNQPSFYFDVFNKTTSFGKGSEEYEAKSGVEISTGTLFDEKELSIVIPGDVYKHIVVYRFGVDEF; encoded by the exons ATGTCTATATTTACCTTCCTTGGTATTTTTGGTGTACTCCTTTGTATAAGTATTGGAAATGAAGCATCTTCTAACTTTCAACGATTGGTAAAGCGAGAAGAAGAAAGTGTTGGAGTTAAAATTACTCAATTGGAGTCTTGGGAACTTCCTGATGAATATGTTGACA ATGCTAATAAGAAGGAAATTAAAAGGTTTTCCTTGGAAATGGATAAAATCACTTTGGAAGTCATGAGTCTGGATCTtgttattacatcattaaaa TTACCTGATGACAATGCTTCCATGAGTGATGTGGTTTTGGGCTTTGACGACGTTGAAGGATATATGAAAAATCCCGCCTTTTCAGGAGTCTTTATATCTCTTTCTCCCGATGACATGGATCACAAATCAAAGCCACTCCGCAACTGGGTTTCCACTCACATGAAGGATAAGCTCGTTTTCAGTCTTATAAAGGATGAAGAGGTCATGGTAAATGCTGAATTTTTGCTGGATGCCGAAGGAAAACTCCATATTACTTTCCAAAGTCTTGTTTCCCAGCCTTCTTTCATGGATATTTCTCTAAAGCAGTACTTTAATTTGGCGGGTCATGCCTCTGGAATCTCAGGATTAAATGAGCAAATAATTCAAGTCAATGCTGCTGAAGTATCCGAAACACCCGAGGGCAATAGTTTCGTCGATATTGACGGAAACGATTTGGATCTTAGAATCCCTCAAAACATTGGATTCCTCATTTCGAATGAAAACATCACACTTGGTCGTCGATTCGTCATAGATCGTTCCCTTGCTATTTATGACCGATTCGTGACTCGTATCTCGCACGGAATCTCGCGTAGATTTGTAGAGGTTTATTCAAATCAGCCAA GTTTTTACTTTGACGTTTTCAACAAGACGACTAGCTTTGGAAAAGGATCAGAGGAATACGAAGCTAAAAGTGGAGTTGAAATCTCTACAGGAACTCTCTTTGATGAGAAGGAGCTCTCAATTGTGATCCCTGGAGATGTCTACAAGCACATAGTTGTGTATAGATTTGGAGTTGATGAATTCTAA
- the LOC139906095 gene encoding 52 kDa repressor of the inhibitor of the protein kinase-like, which produces MGTVQILYNFIEGSPKRSAIYKSVKITSKDEEYAKVMTLKNQSATRWSLRYDAVHAVSLGMVRIMTTLIIMRKDKDTLSSSTATSLLNSIFSHEFVFGIELLKTLLRHTSSLSDELQGRKVDLTKARKHVNLVIRTLEDLKNEKIFESIWKLAELKSSELKSVFDLEDSIDLEFKEAKIPRRIKWKGTTESYFCETHFDVAINKIVLELESRFATDDTNITMDLIAIVNDSEVETCVIERVAKHYRLELEQLQSDHAIFQQFKADIDTEDMVSSQIAAELISSGVFRLMPELYKVIVILASMPISSSEAERSFSCLRRLKNHMRTTMDQERLSSLTLLNMDRVMVDKVLHEDIDSLIDTFASRKERKNFFF; this is translated from the exons atggggacagtacaaattttatacaacttcattgaagggtcaccaaagaggtcagcaatctacaagtcggtgaagataacaagtaaagatgaggagtatgccaaggtgatgaccctgaagaaccagtctgctacccgctggagtcttcgctacgatgctgtacacgctgtatctctagggatggtcagaatcatgacgaccctcataataatgagaaaagataaagatacattgtcgagttcaacagcaacttctctgctcaacagcatctttagtcacgaatttgttttcggcattgaactgttgaagacactcctccgacacacatctagcttgtcagatgaacttcaaggcagaaaggttgacctaacaaaggcccggaaacacgtcaacctagtgattaggactcttgaagatcttaagaatgagaaaatctttgaatcaatctggaaacttgctgagttgaagtcgtctgagctgaaatcagtatttgacctggaggactcaattgatttggaattcaaggaggcgaagattccaaggagaataaagtggaaaggaacaactgaatcctacttctgtgaaacacatttcgatgttgcaatcaataagattgtattagagcttgagagcagatttgccaccgacgatacaaacatcacaatggatctcattgcaatcgtcaatgacagtgaagtggagacctgtgtcattgagcgtgtcgccaagcactacagacttgaactcgagcagctccagtcagaccatgcaatcttccagcaattcaag gcagatattgacacagaagacatggtttcgtcacaaattgctgcggagttaataagctcgggagtgttccgcctgatgccggagctatacaaggtgatcgttatcctggcctcaatgcccatcagcagctctgaggcggagcggtcattctcctgtctcagaaggctcaagaaccacatgaggaccaccatggaccaggagaggctctcctccctcaccctcttgaacatggacagggtgatggtggacaaggtgctccatgaagacatagacagtttgattgacacctttgcgtcaaggaaagagaggaaaaacttcttcttctaa
- the LOC121122979 gene encoding clarin-3 yields MNVREKTIIFSTFLSSCLAISLLGASLGTDNWVESKVYREANVKAYGYVHFGLFKGARQLNHGFGERNYPMDISDIMFHEQKFMNRDLYVTTVAMLIGGIFFGGLTVILSLLNTASDPREAVCHFPGLIALNSLAAICSLTGIATWVAQFSVRLKTNVLIREDTIKGGWSSEGLSFLGHSFWFVVVGAGLFIINIIIFFILKSKRKKRDPLRRQVMESSKPNGNLMLY; encoded by the exons atgaacgtTCGTGAAAAAACCATAATTTTCTCAACATTCCTGAGTTCCTGCTTGGCCATTTCCCTTCTTGGTGCAAGTCTAGGGACAGACAATTGGGTAGAATCAAAGGTCTATAGAGAAGCAAATGTAAAGGCCTATGGCTATGTTCATTTTGGACTTTTTAAAGGAGCGCGTCAGTTAAACCATGGCTTTGGAGAAAGGAATTATCCTATGGATATTTCGGATATCATGTTTCATGAACAAAAGTTTATGAATAGAGATCTCTATGTGACAACAGTGGCTATGCTTATTGGTGGTATTTTCTTCGGAGGACTCACTGTTATTCTATCGCTTCTAAATACAGCTTCCGATCCCAGAGAAGCCGTCTGTCATTTTCCTG gCTTAATTGCTCTTAATTCCCTGGCTGCAATCTGCTCCCTTACAGGGATTGCTACTTGGGTTGCTCAATTCTCTGTGCGTCTCAAAACCAATGTCCTTATACGGGAGGACACGATAAAAGGGGGTTGGTCATCAGAAGGACTTTCCTTTCTTGGGCATTCCTTTTGGTTCGTTGTTGTGGGAGCGGGtctcttcatcattaatataattatttttttcattttgaaatccaAACGAAAAAAACGTGATCCACTTCGACGCCAAGTTATGGAGAGCAGTAAACCCAATGGGAATCTTATGCTCTATTAG